A single window of Heteronotia binoei isolate CCM8104 ecotype False Entrance Well unplaced genomic scaffold, APGP_CSIRO_Hbin_v1 ptg001179l, whole genome shotgun sequence DNA harbors:
- the LOC132590917 gene encoding fucolectin-like, with the protein MLLIWTLMLALGLLVGRGEAQSCTQAYGGPNLAGGRPTSQSSTYTHTDGISGMSSYAVDGNCDGRWIARSVAHTNQQLNNWWSVDLGKEYDISLVVVKNRQDCCGERIQGATVHVGDHMGDFGATSFICGTITDLQKGSLSTLFCNAARGRYVTIAIVGRESILSLAEVEVHGTG; encoded by the exons ATGCTGCTCATCTGGACTTTGatgctggccctggggctgctGGTGGGGCGTGGGGAGGCCCAGAGCTGCACCCAAGCATATGGAG GTCCTAACTTGGCTGGAGGTCGGCCAACCTCGCAGTCCTCCACCTACACGCACACCGATGGGATCTCGGGAATGTCCAGCTATGCTGTGGACGGGAACTGTGATGGGCGATGGATCGCCCGGTCCGTCGCCCACACCAACCAGCAGCTCAACAACTGGTGGTCGGTGGATTTGGGCAAAGAATATGACATCTCCCTCGTGGTAGTAAAAAACCGGCAGGACTGCTGTGGAGAGAGGATCCAGGGGGCCACGGTCCATGTGGGAGACCACATGGGTGACTTTGGCGCAACCAGCTTCAT atgtGGGACCATCACAGACCTCCAGAAAGGATCCCTCTCGACCTTGTTCTGCAATGCAGCCCGGGGCCGCTACGTCACCATCGCCATCGTTGGCCGTGAATCAATCCTATCTCTAGCGGAAGTAGAAGTCCACGGCACTGGCTGA